In Mercurialis annua linkage group LG6, ddMerAnnu1.2, whole genome shotgun sequence, the following are encoded in one genomic region:
- the LOC126686614 gene encoding uncharacterized protein LOC126686614 — MPVDVVLRLAYNMLSDYQLNNAGGKEKSKSNNAVWNRPRKGWFKINTDAGRNHQNKWGLGFVSRDCDGEVVNAGNKVLKTNVSILEAEAEALLWGLSIAEDCSLMKVVVEKGSSGE; from the coding sequence ATGCCGGTCGATGTGGTTCTTCGCCTTGCTTACAACATGCTTTCAGATTACCAGCTCAATAATGCAGGaggaaaagagaagagcaagaGTAATAATGCAGTTTGGAATCGACCGCGGAAAGGTTGGTTTAAGATCAACACTGACGCGGGTAGGAACCATCAGAATAAATGGGGTCTTGGTTTCGTGAGTCGGGATTGCGACGGAGAGGTGGTGAACGCAGGAAATAAAGTGCTGAAAACCAATGTGTCAATCTTGGAAGCGGAAGCGGAAGCGTTACTATGGGGCCTGAGTATTGCTGAAGATTGTTCACTCATGAAGGTAGTAGTGGAGAAAGGTAGTAGTGGAGAGTGA
- the LOC126686039 gene encoding 60S acidic ribosomal protein P0-like — MVLKKQNKAQKKLDYDKKLCRLLDEYSQILIVAADNVGSNQLQSIRSGLRGDSVVLMGKNTMMKRSVRIHADNTGNSALTNLIPLLVGNVGLIFTKGDLKEVREEIAKYKVGAPARVGLVAPIDVVVPPGNTGLDPSQTSFFQVLNIPTKINKGTVEIITPVDLIKKGEKVGSSESALLSKLGIRPFSYGLIVVSVYDNGSVFTPEVLDLTEDDLVAKFASGLSMVAALSLAVSFPTLAAAPHMFVNAYKNVLAIAVATEYSYPEAEKVKEFLKDPSKFAALLAPVAAAASGSAAPAAAAAKVEEKVEPEEESEDDMVSGLFD, encoded by the exons ATGGTTCTGAAGAAGCAAAACAAAGCACAAAAGAAGCTTGATTATGACAAGAAACTGTGCCGTTTACTCGATGAGTACTCACAGATTCTTATAGTGGCCGCTGATAATGTCGGCTCTAACCAGCTCCAGAGTATTCGGAGTGGCTTGAGAGGTGATTCCGTCGTTTTGATGGGTAAAAACACTATGATGAAACGTTCTGTTAGGATTCATGCTGACAATACCGGCAATTCTGCCCTCACTAATCTCATTCCTTTGCTCGTT GGCAATGTGGGATTGATCTTTACCAAGGGTGATCTGAAGGAAGTGAGAGAAGAGATTGCTAAATACAAG GTGGGAGCTCCTGCTCGTGTTGGCCTTGTTGCTCCAATTGATGTTGTTGTCCCACCTGGGAACACTGGATTGGATCCTTCCCAGACATCTTTCTTTCAG GTGCTGAATATCCCAACCAAGATTAACAAAGGAACTGTAGAAATCATTACTCCTGTGGATCTCATTAAGAAGGGTGAGAAGGTGGGCTCATCAGAGTCTGCGCTTCTCTCAAAACTGGGCATACGACCATTTTCATATGGCCTTATTGTCGTTTCTGTTTATGACAATGGATCGGTTTTCACCCCTGAGGTGCTTGATCTCACAGAAGATGATCTTGTAGCTAAGTTTGCATCTGGTTTATCCATGGTTGCGGCTCTTTCATTGGCTGTTTCGTTCCCAACGCTTGCTGCCGCACCTCACATGTTTGTGAATGCGTACAAGAATGTCTTGGCTATTGCAGTCGCAACAGAATACTCCTACCCAGAGGCAGAGAAAGTGAAAGAATTCCTCAAG GATCCAAGCAAATTTGCAGCTCTTTTAGCTCCTGTTGCAGCTGCTGCTTCGGGCTCTGCTGCCCCAGCTGCTGCTGCAGCAAAGGTGGAAGAGAAAGTAGAACCAGAAGAGGAATCTGAGGATGATATGGTCTCTGGTTTGTTTGACTGA
- the LOC126686513 gene encoding probable NAD(P)H dehydrogenase (quinone) FQR1-like 1 isoform X1 yields MIFFPAMGTSTTKVYIVYYSLYKHVEMMAREVQKGANSVEGVEASLWQVPETLSNAIMEKMKAPSKADDVPVIKVEQLLDADGFLFGFPSRFGVMAAQFKAFFDATGELWASQALAGKPAGIFWSTGFHGGGQELTALTGITQLAHHGMLFVPLGYTFGSGMFEMNEVKGGSPYGAGTYASDGSREPTDLELGQAFHQGKYVAQITKKLKS; encoded by the exons ATGATTTTTTTTCCAGCTATGGGTACAAGTACAACTAAGGTCTACATAGT ATATTACTCTTTGTATAAACACGTGGAGATGATGGCACGAGAAGTGCAAAAGGGAGCTAATTCAGTTGAAGGGGTTGAAGCATCACTTTGGCAG GTACCTGAGACACTTTCAAATGCGATAATGGAAAAGATGAAGGCCCCTTCTAAAGCAGATGATGTTCCGGTAATTAAGGTAGAACAACTATTGGATGCTGATGGTTTTCTCTTTGGCTTTCCATCCCGTTTTGGTGTAATGGCAGCGCAATTCAAGGCTTTCTTTGATGCAACCGGTGAGTTATGGGCATCCCAAGCACTTGCCGGAAAACCTGCCGGAATCTTCTGGAGTACTGGTTTCCATGGAGGAGGCCAAGAACTTACCGC ATTAACAGGCATAACACAGTTAGCACATCATGGAATGCTATTTGTTCCTCTTGGTTATACCTTTGGGAGCGGTATGTTTGAAATGAATGAAGTGAAAGGCGGTTCTCCTTACGGTGCCGGAACATACGCATCTGATGGAAGCCGTGAACCTACGGATTTAGAACTCGGACAGGCTTTCCACCAGGGGAAGTATGTTGCCCAAATAACAAAAAAGCTCAAATCTTAG
- the LOC126686512 gene encoding anthranilate synthase alpha subunit 2, chloroplastic, translated as MCTTVSQLHYLPPVTPRLHLPSTLTSSSSSSVNFDARTASLSMPTLSLRSSSTPQRVPPLKCAASTSQSYRADQSAKFQEAAKKGNLVPLYRCILCDHLTPVLAYRCLVKEDDRDAPSFLFESVEPGSDASNVGRYSVLGAQPSVEIVAKENMVTIMDHYDGRRIEEIVEDPMEVPRKMMESWTPQLVDELPQVFNGGWVGYFSYDTVRYVEKKKLPFADAPPDDRNLPDVHLGLYEDVMIFDHLEKKAYLIHWVQLDRFSTVEEAFNDGMDRLEKFVARVHNVATPRLPAGSIHLSTRLFGPKLETSSMKSEEYKDVVMQAKEHILAGDIFQIVLSQRFERRTFADPFEIYRSLRIVNPSPYMAYLQARGCILVASSPEILTRVKKTKIINRPLAGTIRRGKTPKEDKMLEKELLNDEKQCAEHIMLVDLGRNDVGKVSKPGSVKVERLMDIERYSHVMHISSTVSGELLDNLTSWDVLRAALPVGTVSGAPKVKAMELIDELEVTRRGPYSGGFGGISFSGDMDIALALRTIVFPTSTRYDMMYSYNDLSKRREWVAHLQAGAGIVADSDPADEQRECENKAAGLACAIDLAEDSFVKK; from the exons ATGTGCACCACAGTTTCGCAGTTACACTACCTTCCCCCGGTCACTCCCCGTCTACACCTTCCGTCAACTCTAacttcctcctcctcctcctccgttAATTTCGATGCAAGAACAGCTTCACTCTCAATGCCCACTCTTTCTCTTCGTTCCTCCTCAACTCCGCAACGTGTCCCACCTCTTAAATGCGCTGCTTCCACTTCTCAATCTTATCGCG CTGATCAATCAGCCAAATTTCAAGAAGCTGCAAAGAAAGGGAATTTAGTTCCTTTATATCGTTGCATATTATGTGATCACCTCACTCCCGTGCTTGCTTATCGCTGTCTCGTCAAAGAGGATGATCGGGATGCTCCAAGTTTTTTGTTTGAGTCTGTTGAGCCTGGTTCCGATGCTTCCAATGTT GGGAGATATAGTGTTTTAGGAGCTCAACCAAGTGTAGAAATTGTGGCCAAAGAGAATATGGTTACAATTATGGACCACTATGATGGCCGGAGGATAGAGGAAATTGTCGAGGATCCTATGGAAGTTCCCAGAAAAATGATGGAGAGTTGGACCCCCCAACTTGTTGATGAACTTCCCCAAGTGTTCAATG GTGGATGGGTTGGTTATTTTTCTTATGACACTGTTCGGTATGTTGAGAAGAAAAAACTACCTTTTGCTGATGCGCCACCAGATGACAGAAATCTCCCTGATGTCCATCTTGGCCTATATGAGGATGTTATGATATTTGATCATCTGGAGAAG AAAGCATATCTTATTCACTGGGTGCAATTAGATCGATTTTCTACTGTTGAGGAGGCTTTTAATGATGGAATGGACCGGTTGGAAAAATTTGTAGCCAGAGTGCATAACGTAGCTAC GCCAAGGCTACCTGCAGGTTCGATACATCTATCAACTCGTCTTTTTGGCCCTAAATTAGAGACGTCAAGCATGAAAAGTGAAGAATATAAGGATGTGGTTATGCAGGCTAAAGAGCATATTTTGGCTGGTGATATTTTCCAGATTGTTCTGAGCCAGCGCTTTGAACGTCGCACATTTGCAGATCCATTTGAAATCTATAGATCACTGAGAATAGTTAATCCTAGTCCTTACATGGCCTATTTACAG GCTAGAGGATGCATACTGGTTGCTTCTAGTCCAGAAATTCTGACACGTGTAAAGAAG ACAAAGATCATAAACCGACCCCTTGCTGGGACAATTAGAAGAGGAAAGACACCCAAAGAAGATAAAATGTTGGAGAAGGAACTCTTGAATGACGAAAAGCAATGTGCAGAACATATTATGTTAGTTGACTTGGGAAGGAATGACGTGGGCAAG GTTTCAAAGCCCGGTTCTGTTAAAGTTGAAAGACTTATGGATATTGAAAGATATTCTCATGTAATGCACATCAGCTCAACG GTCAGTGGAGAGTTACTTGATAATTTAACAAGCTGGGATGTATTACGTGCTGCACTACCTGTTGGCACTGTTAGTGGGGCACCAAAG GTGAAAGCAATGGAGTTGATCGATGAGCTAGAAGTGACGAGACGTGGGCCATATAGTGGTGGATTTGGTGGCATTTCCTTTTCTGGTGATATGGACATTGCTTTAGCTCTCAGAACTATTGTGTTCCCTACGAGCACCCGTTATGATATGATGTATTCTTATAATGACTTGAGCAAACGGCGAGAATGGGTGGCTCACCTCCAAGCTGGGGCCGGAATCGTGGCGGACAGTGATCCTGCTGATGAGCAGAGAGAATGTGAGAACAAAGCTGCAGGCCTGGCTTGCGCTATTGACCTTGCAGAAGATTCATTTGTGAAGAAATGA
- the LOC126686613 gene encoding uncharacterized protein LOC126686613 has product MCRGFFRFHIEGGAGKEHGIQVARNAPINSHLFFADDSIIFARASKSEAAEIQTIIKCYEAASATGRNIARKLRVKSVVHHDRYLGLPTFVGSSKREIFNILLERVWKKLKGLKEKLLSKAAKEVLLKAVIQAISTYTMGVFRLPQKICQKIQSFMSNFWWKSGGEGKGLH; this is encoded by the exons ATGTGCAGAGGCTTTTTCAGGTTTCATATCGAAGGCGGTGCAGGAAAAGAACATGGAATTCAGGTTGCTCGAAATGCTCCGATTAATTCACATTTGTTTTTTGCGGATGATTCTATTATCTTCGCTAGAGCCTCAAAGTCTGAAGCTGCTGAAATTCAGACTATCATTAAATGTTACGAAGCTGCTTCGG CTACAGGAAGGAATATTGCTAGGAAATTGCGGGTTAAATCAGTTGTCCACCATGATCGCTATTTAGGATTACCAACTTTTGTGGGTAGTTCTAAACGAGAGATTTTCAACATTTTGCTTGAGAGAGtgtggaaaaaattaaaagggttGAAGGAGAAATTATTATCCAAAGCAGCAAAAGAGGTGTTACTCAAAGCAGTTATTCAAGCAATTTCGACATATACTATGGGTGTTTTCAGACTTCCTCAAAAAATATGTCAAAAAATACAAAGCTTTATGTCCAATTTCTGGTGGAAGAGCGGAGGAGAAGGGAAAGGTTTACACTGA
- the LOC126685800 gene encoding cell division control protein 6 homolog B: MPSIASRNSSPYKETVLAVKSSTESTTPQKRTLRSNAAASLQEDSSVSSPLKSKSPRQCFNSTPNSLSKDIENRSVQNSCNKKMSHDLSAGTWNPIDMEQMSAVKEALHVSTAPAAVVCREDEQRRIFDFCKACIEQEKAGSLYVCGCPGTGKSLSMEKVKQQLLDWTKETGFQPPDMLSMNCTSLTNTSEIFSKIIGRNSPRKRISGSTPYLQHLQNLYSQQQDLPGSKMILLVADELDYLITKDRAVLHDLFMLTTFPFSRCILIGIANAIDLADRFLPRLQSLNCKPLVITFRAYSKDQILKILQERLLALSWTIFHPQALELCARKVAAASGDMRKALCVCRSAIEILEAELKESTRDMNLVEMEKELPSSAPAPAPACSIVRIDHMAVALSKAYRSPVVDTIQSLPQHQQIILCSAVKFFRGGKKDTTIAELNKCYADICKSTMIPPVGFMEFLNMCKVLNDQGLLKLGHSRDDKLRRMTLKVDAADISFALQGVRFFRNCLQ; the protein is encoded by the exons ATGCCTTCAATCGCTAGTCGCAATTCATCTCCATATAAGGAGACTGTTCTCGCCGTTAAATCTAGCACTGAATCAACTACACCTCAAAAACGGACGTTAAGATCTAATGCAGCTGCATCCCTGCAGGAGGACAGCTCCGTCTCTTCTCCGCTTAAGTCGAAATCACCTCGCCAATGCTTCAATTCCACCCCAAACAGTCTCTCAAAG GACATTGAGAATCGTTCCGTCCAGAATTCGTGCAACAAGAAAATGTCTCATGATTTGTCCGCTGGAACTTGGAATCCAATTG ATATGGAGCAAATGAGTGCAGTGAAAGAGGCCTTGCACGTGTCGACAGCACCGGCAGCTGTTGTATGCCGTGAAGATGAGCAGAGAAGGATTTTTGATTTCTGCAAGGCTTGTATTGAACAAGAAAAAGCTGGGAGTTTATATGTGTGTGGATGTCCTGGAACTGGCAAGTCTTTGTCAATGGAGAAAGTCAAACAACAATTGCTTGATTGGACTAAAGAG ACTGGCTTTCAGCCTCCAGATATGCTGAGTATGAATTGTACTTCTCTAACAAACACATCTGAAATCTTCAGCAAG ATAATTGGTAGGAATTCCCCAAGAAAGAGAATCAGTGGATCTACTCCATATCTACAGCATCTTCAAAACTTATATTCTCAACAGCAAGATTTACCAGGCTCAAAAATGAT ACTACTAGTGGCAGACGAGCTGGATTATTTGATTACTAAAGACCGAGCTGTTCTTCATGATCTTTTCATGCTTACAACTTTCCCCTTTTCTCGATGTATATTAATAG GCATAGCAAATGCCATAGATTTAGCTGATCGTTTTCTTCCAAGGCTTCAATCATTGAATT GCAAGCCTCTGGTCATAACTTTCAGAGCTTATTCTAAGGACCAAATCCTCAAAATACTTCAAGAGAGGCTGTTG GCACTGTCTTGGACCATTTTTCATCCACAAGCATTGGAGCTTTGTGCCAGA AAAGTGGCAGCTGCTTCGGGAGACATGCGAAAAGCTCTTTGTGTTTGCAG GAGTGCAATTGAGATCCTAGAAGCAGAACTGAAAGAATCAACAAGAGATATGAACTTGGTTGAAATGGAAAAAGAGTTGCCTAGCTCAGCTCCAGCTCCAGCTCCAGCGTGTAGTATT GTGAGGATTGATCATATGGCAGTTGCTTTGTCGAAAGCATATAGGTCACCCGTAGTAGATACCATTCAGTCCCTTCCTCAGCATCAACAA ATAATACTATGCTCGGCTGTGAAGTTCTTTCGAGGAGGAAAGAAGGATACAACTATTGCAGAG CTGAATAAATGTTATGCGGACATATGCAAGTCAACAATGATACCACCGGTTGGATTTATGGAGTTTTTGAATATGTGCAAAGTGCTAAATGATCAG GGGCTTCTCAAACTAGGTCATTCCCGTGATGATAAATTAAGAAGAATGACACTGAAAGTAGATGCCGCAGACATTAGTTTTGCATTGCAG GGTGTTCGTTTCTTTCGGAATTGTCTccaataa
- the LOC126686513 gene encoding probable NAD(P)H dehydrogenase (quinone) FQR1-like 1 isoform X2: MGTSTTKVYIVYYSLYKHVEMMAREVQKGANSVEGVEASLWQVPETLSNAIMEKMKAPSKADDVPVIKVEQLLDADGFLFGFPSRFGVMAAQFKAFFDATGELWASQALAGKPAGIFWSTGFHGGGQELTALTGITQLAHHGMLFVPLGYTFGSGMFEMNEVKGGSPYGAGTYASDGSREPTDLELGQAFHQGKYVAQITKKLKS, encoded by the exons ATGGGTACAAGTACAACTAAGGTCTACATAGT ATATTACTCTTTGTATAAACACGTGGAGATGATGGCACGAGAAGTGCAAAAGGGAGCTAATTCAGTTGAAGGGGTTGAAGCATCACTTTGGCAG GTACCTGAGACACTTTCAAATGCGATAATGGAAAAGATGAAGGCCCCTTCTAAAGCAGATGATGTTCCGGTAATTAAGGTAGAACAACTATTGGATGCTGATGGTTTTCTCTTTGGCTTTCCATCCCGTTTTGGTGTAATGGCAGCGCAATTCAAGGCTTTCTTTGATGCAACCGGTGAGTTATGGGCATCCCAAGCACTTGCCGGAAAACCTGCCGGAATCTTCTGGAGTACTGGTTTCCATGGAGGAGGCCAAGAACTTACCGC ATTAACAGGCATAACACAGTTAGCACATCATGGAATGCTATTTGTTCCTCTTGGTTATACCTTTGGGAGCGGTATGTTTGAAATGAATGAAGTGAAAGGCGGTTCTCCTTACGGTGCCGGAACATACGCATCTGATGGAAGCCGTGAACCTACGGATTTAGAACTCGGACAGGCTTTCCACCAGGGGAAGTATGTTGCCCAAATAACAAAAAAGCTCAAATCTTAG